The genome window CCGAGCTCGACCGCCTCGTCGTCGGGCCGTGCGCGTAGTGCTGAGGTCTCCACGAGCTGCACCCCATCGCCGCCCCCGAGGTACTGCCAGCCTTCGGGAAGCGGGCCTTCGTAGCCGGTGAGGCCGACCTCCGCCCCGGGTCCGACCAGATCGGACAGTGCGTCCCATACCCCGGGAGCGTCCCAGGTTCGCACGGCGACGAACGGGGCGACCTCGGCCGGGTAGCGCCGGACGAGATCGCCCCCGATGGCGAAACGGGCGTGCGGGCCGGCGAGCGAGTGCCAGGCGGCGTTGTCCAACACAACGGCGTCAGCGGGCGAGAGCTCGAGTACGGGGGCATCGGTCACCCGTGAACTCTGTGCTGACCGCCGCCGCCGCGCAACCGGGCGTTACTCTCAGTGAAGGTCGACGCGGCTCCAGAGTGGTGGTGGTCGCCAGGGTGCGCCGTTCGCGTTACGGACTCTGACGTCGATGTTGGATGCGCGTGCTGACCGCGACGTACGGTGCCGCCCATGGACACGAATGACAGTTCCCAGACCATTGGGCTGTCCCAGAAGCCGAGGGCAGCCCAAGGGGAGAACGAGCTCGAGTTTGCTCGTGACGAGTTCCGGCGCGCGAATGAAGCACTGTGCAGGGCGCGCGAGGACTTGATGGAGGCGTACCGGCACGCGGGGGTTCACCGATGATGTCGTCGCCCACCGATGGGGCCAGTAGAGAGAACAATCTTCGACCTCGGCTGCGACGGTCCGGGGATTACCGTGATGCGAGTGTGCGGACGGTCGGACCCCAGCGCTCCAACCAGTCGACGAGCTTCGGGTCGTCCAGGTAGGTCGAGTCGAGCTGATACACCGCCGGCGTCGGCACCGTGGCGCCGAGTTCGACGAGCACCGGCTTCAGCAGCAACTCTGGCGCGAGCTGATGCCCCGGTGCGGCACCCAGCATGAGCGGGACCGCGACGACACCTTGCAATCCGGTGCCGGTGGCGAATTGATCGAGGAAGAGCTTGAGCAGGCCCGTGTAGGTCGCCTTGAACGTCGGGGACGCGACGATGGCGAGATCGGCGGCCTGAACTCGCGCGACGGCGTCGACGACGACCGGGTCGCCCCAGCCGAGCAGGCCGGCTCCCAAGTCCACGAGATCGATCAACTCGACGTCATCCGCCCCCAGTGCGCGGGCGAGACGTACGGCGGCGTCTGCCGTTCGGGAGGCGGGCTTCGGATTTCCGACGACGGCGACAGCATGCAGGCTCATGCGCCCGAGTATGCAAGGAGACTGACGTCTCGCTCCATACGCGCGTAATAGATCGCCGCGATGATAAGCGCGTCCTATTTAGGAGGGCATCCCGTGTCGCGCCCCTTAGTTACCGCGCACTGAAGCGAATCCAGCTCGACGCGCGGCGAAAACCGGCTCACTCCATCCAAGTGACCTGCCGGAACCTAATTCTGGTGTCGGCGGCGCGGCCACGCTGAACCTCAGCTGCCCCGGCCGAGCTGGAGTCTAACGCGCGAATTTCAGATGCTAGGGCTACTGGCTTTTGACTACATTTTGACTACAACCGTGTGAGTTCGAATGAGGTTCTACGAGATCACAAGAGCCCTATTTGGTTGACGTTCCGTGGAAGTTGCTCCGAATACTAAGGGGCTTAAAGCCCCGAACTAGAGTTCAAATCCCACCGGTACCGCCACGAAAACGCCCCGGAATCCCTTGAAAACACAGGGACCCGGGGCGTTTTGCATGCCGGGCGGGTGCGCTCTGAGTACAGAGCCCCGCTTCCCGGTGCCGCCGAGGAGCAGCGCCGCGGCCATGCCGATGCCTTCGGTTCCGGTTAGGGCTTGTGCTGACGCTGCTCGAACCACAAGGTTGAAAGGATGGGAATCGGGGCTCGCACGTTGTCCGTCGTCGTGGCCGCCGTGGTGGCACTGGGTGCGACGGTGGCGATATCTGCGAGCCCGGCGGGGGCGGCGGTCCCCGCGCCGGGCCCGGCCTCCGCCGTCGTCACCGTGAAGGTGGGTGGCGACCGTGTCGATGACACCACCATCGCGGGTCTCGCCGGCGTGGAACTCGGCCTCTATGCGAACCAGGCCGACACGACGCCGTTGCTCACCTGCACCTCCGACGCCGACGGCGACTGCTCGTTCGTCGTGACCGGCGGCGTGCTCGGCACGGCGCCGTGGGTCAAGGAGATCGCCGCCCCGGCCGGCTGGTTCGCCAACGACGCCCTCCGCACGGGCCCGGGCAGCGGAAGCGGGAGCGTCGCCAGCCCCTACGAGTTCCAGACGCCCACATTGGTCGCGTCGAACACGTACCGCTCGACCTCCGAGTTCATGTTCAGCGCATCCAACTCCCAGCCGACCCGCTCCAACGGCGTCTGGCAGCAGTCGCGGACCAATCCGCCGCTGCCCGCGAACTGCGGAATGGATGTCGCGCTCGTGCTCGACCTGTCGGCGTCGGTCGGGTCAAACCTCCCGACGCTCAAGACCGCAGCCGACTCGTTCGCCGACGCCTTCGTCGGCACGCCCTCCCGGATGGCGGCTTACAGCTTCTCCGCCGAGTCGCCGAGCACGCAGGCGGCGACCGGCACCGTCGATACCAACCGGCCCGCGCTCCAGTCCGTATCGACGCAGGCCGGCGCCGACGCGTTCAAGGCGGAGTACGCGGGATGGGGCCTCGGGGCGGGCACCAACTGGGACGCTGCGCTGCAGCGCGTCGCCGATTCGGGCGTCCACTACGACGCCGTTGTCGTCCTCACCGACGGCAACCCGACACGCTGGGGTGGTACGACCCTGCACGGCAACGGGTCGAGCACGCACTTCACCGACACCGAGGCCGCCATCTTCTCCGCGAACGTCCTCAAAGCGCAGGGCACGCGCGTCATCTCCTTCGGAGTCGGCAGCGGTGTCTCCGGCATCACGAGCCTGAACCTCGCCGCGATCTCCGGTCAGGAGGCGTTCGACGCCGCGACCGGCAACGTCGCGACGGCCGACTACTTCCAGATCCCGGACTTCTCCGGCGCCGGCGACGAACTGCGCAAGCTCGCGCTCGCCAACTGCACGCCAGCACTGACAGTGATCAAGCAGATCGTGCCGGGCACGACGATCGGCGAGGACATCTCCGGAGCTGCGCCGGCAGGCGCGGGCTGGACCTTCGACGCTGCGGCGCTGACACCGGGTGCGACGGTCACCCCCGGCACGGCGACTACGCAGGCCGACGGGACGGGCGGCGTCGCCTTCCGCGCCGAGCTGCCCGACGGAGGCGCCGAGGCGGTGCTGAGCGTGGCGGAGACCCAGCATTCCGGGTACTCGCTCGTGACGCAGGGCGGGATCAATGCGGTCTGCACCGACCTCGCCGACGGCGCGCCGGTGACGGTGACCAACGACGGCGGCCTGGGGTTCCGGGTAGCGGTCGGCGCCGACCAGGCGGTCGGCTGCATGGTCTACAACCGGCAGCTGGATCCGGCGACCGTCGAGGTGGACAAGAACTGGGTCGTCGATGGCGTGACCTACGCGAACGGTTCGCAGCCGTCCGGTATCTCCGCCGCGCTGCGGCTCTCCCCGCCCGGTGGCGGATCTCCAGTGGATCAGGCGTTCGGTGCGGTCGTGCCCGGCTACGAGATCGGCGACCCCGTCTCGTTCTCAGAGACCACCGCGCTCACTCTGGCGGGCTGCACGCTCACGAGTGCACGGGTGACCGAGGCGGACGGGACCACGGTGGATGCAGCCCTCCCGTACGCGGCGACGCTTACGGTCGCGGCCTCCCACTACACGGTCACCAACGTGGTCGACTGCACGACTCCACCAGTGACCCCGCCGGGCGGATCGACAGGCTCGGAGGGAGCGACGGCCTCGGGCGGATCGCCGACGGAGACACTGTCGGACACCGGTTCCGACACCGGCTGGATGCTCGTCCCCGTATTCGCAGCGGTGCTCCTCGTCGGCGCCGGAATCGCTCTCCGACTGACGCGCGTTCGAGGCTAGCCGCAGAAGTCCCCCGGGCTGTGTCGCCGGCTGTTCTTCCAGCGAACCAGGACACCTGGCCGGAGCGATCCGCCCCAGCGGCCCGGCGGGACCTTCAGCCCTGCCGGCGTGCGCGTGCCAGCGATTGACTCGCGCTGGCACCCGAGGTGCCGAAGGCCGATGGAATGGAGGAAGCGAAATGAAGGCTCTTGTGTACGGCGGCCCGGGAAAGAAGAGCTGGACCGACATGCCGGACCCTGCGATCCAGCATCCGACCGACGTGATCGTGAAGATGGTGGCTACGACGATCTGCGGCACGGATCTCCACATCCTCAAAGGGGACGTCCCCGAAGTGGCTGAAGGCCGGATCCTGGGGCACGAGGGCATCGGCGTCATCACGGAGGTCGGATCGGGGGTCACCCAGCTCGCCGTCGGCGACCGTGTCATCCTGGCCTGCGTCAGCTCCTGCGGTGTGTGCTCGAACTGCCGCAAAGGCCTCTACAGCCACTGCCTGAATCCGGAGGGCATTCCGGGAATCGGGTGGATCTTCGGATACATGATCGACGGGACGCAAGCCGAATACGTCCGGGTGCCGTTCGCCGAGAACTCCGTCTACAAGGTTCCGGACGGCGTCACCGACGCCGAGGGCATCCTGCTCTCCGACATCCTCCCCACCGGGTTCGAGATCGGGGTGCAGTACGGGCACGTCCAGCCAGGCGATGTCGTCGCCGTGGTCGGTGCAGGGCCGGTCGGGCTCGCAGCGGTGATGACGGCGCAGCTGTACGGTCCCTCCCAGGTCGTCGCCATCGACCTGGACGACGCCCGACTGGCTCGCGCCGCGGACTTCGGGGCCACCCATACGGTGAATTCCGGCCACGCGGACTGGAAGGAGCAGGTGCTGGCCCTCACGGATGGCGCCGGCGTCGACGTCGCGATCGAGGCGGTCGGCATCCCTCAGACGTTCACGATGGCGGTCGACATCGTCCGGCCGGGCGGTCACGTCGCCAATATCGGTGTGCACGGCAAGCCGGTCGAACTCGCGCTCAACAGACTCTGGATCCGCAACATCACCATCTCGACCGGGCTGGTGAACACCAACACCCTCGGGATGCTGCTGAAACTGGTCAGCCAGCATCGCCTGCCCGCCGACAAGTTCGTCACGCACCGGTTCGGCTTCGATCAGCTGACCGACGCATACGAGGTGTTCGGGAACGCCGCCGAACACGATGCGCTCAAGGTGCTCATCCAGGCTTAGCGGACCGGTTGCAGTTCGTCGGCGATCGATGCCGCCCAGGACTCGATGACGGGCCATTCCCGGAAATCGCCCTGGGGGAGGATGTCGCGGATGGCCGGCATCCACGCGAAGAGACGGTCCGATCCGCGCAGCTTCTCGTGGTCGAAGGCCCCGCGGAAGACCTGCATCCCACGCGGATGCAGGAGGTCGGCGTAGGTGGAGAACTGCTTGGGCTCCGCGGCCTTCAGGACGTCCTGGCCGTTCTTGTCGACCTGCTCCGTGCCGACCGGTCCGCTGCTGAACAACCACACGGGGTGGGCGGCCAGCTCGTCGACGTTCCGGCGGACGAACCGGCGGGCCGCTTTGCGCCAGTTGAACTCGTAGGTGGCCGACCCCACGATGTAGGCGTCATACCCGGACACGTCGTCGAGGTCTTCGCACCGGCGGACCTCGACCTCGAGACCCTTGTCCTGCAGGACCGTCCCGATCCGCTGAGCGATCCCTTCGGTGGCGCCGTACTTGCTTGCGTAAGCGACGAGCGTTCTCATGGCGTCTTGCCTCCCGGTCGGTGCGTGCGATTCTCCTGGGTCAGCGGCACCGTACGGTGCCCGCCGGGCGAGAGCACAGGGACCAAGGTCACACGGCGCCCGAGAGGAGGGACCTTCGGCCCGCGCGTCCAGACACGCTCGGCCGTAGCCTTGCCGCGTCACGCCTACGGGAGGAGAAAACCATGTCAACGAAATCGACGACGGTCGCCGTCGCCACCTATGCGTCGCGCGATGCCGCGGTCGAGGACTACGAGATCATTCGAGGCGCCAAGCATCAGGGTGAGCTCGGTCATCTCGCCATCGCCGTGATCGCCAAAGACCAGGACGGCAAGCTCGTTGTGGACCGCCACGACTCGACGGCGAAGCACCTTGCCTGGGGAGGGGCCATCGTGGGCGCTTCCTTGGTGGTCCTCGTCCCGCCGCTCGGAATAACCACCCTGGCTGCGGGCCTCGCGGGCGG of Leifsonia shinshuensis contains these proteins:
- a CDS encoding NADPH-dependent FMN reductase, with amino-acid sequence MSLHAVAVVGNPKPASRTADAAVRLARALGADDVELIDLVDLGAGLLGWGDPVVVDAVARVQAADLAIVASPTFKATYTGLLKLFLDQFATGTGLQGVVAVPLMLGAAPGHQLAPELLLKPVLVELGATVPTPAVYQLDSTYLDDPKLVDWLERWGPTVRTLASR
- a CDS encoding vWA domain-containing protein, translating into MGIGARTLSVVVAAVVALGATVAISASPAGAAVPAPGPASAVVTVKVGGDRVDDTTIAGLAGVELGLYANQADTTPLLTCTSDADGDCSFVVTGGVLGTAPWVKEIAAPAGWFANDALRTGPGSGSGSVASPYEFQTPTLVASNTYRSTSEFMFSASNSQPTRSNGVWQQSRTNPPLPANCGMDVALVLDLSASVGSNLPTLKTAADSFADAFVGTPSRMAAYSFSAESPSTQAATGTVDTNRPALQSVSTQAGADAFKAEYAGWGLGAGTNWDAALQRVADSGVHYDAVVVLTDGNPTRWGGTTLHGNGSSTHFTDTEAAIFSANVLKAQGTRVISFGVGSGVSGITSLNLAAISGQEAFDAATGNVATADYFQIPDFSGAGDELRKLALANCTPALTVIKQIVPGTTIGEDISGAAPAGAGWTFDAAALTPGATVTPGTATTQADGTGGVAFRAELPDGGAEAVLSVAETQHSGYSLVTQGGINAVCTDLADGAPVTVTNDGGLGFRVAVGADQAVGCMVYNRQLDPATVEVDKNWVVDGVTYANGSQPSGISAALRLSPPGGGSPVDQAFGAVVPGYEIGDPVSFSETTALTLAGCTLTSARVTEADGTTVDAALPYAATLTVAASHYTVTNVVDCTTPPVTPPGGSTGSEGATASGGSPTETLSDTGSDTGWMLVPVFAAVLLVGAGIALRLTRVRG
- a CDS encoding zinc-dependent alcohol dehydrogenase family protein, with protein sequence MKALVYGGPGKKSWTDMPDPAIQHPTDVIVKMVATTICGTDLHILKGDVPEVAEGRILGHEGIGVITEVGSGVTQLAVGDRVILACVSSCGVCSNCRKGLYSHCLNPEGIPGIGWIFGYMIDGTQAEYVRVPFAENSVYKVPDGVTDAEGILLSDILPTGFEIGVQYGHVQPGDVVAVVGAGPVGLAAVMTAQLYGPSQVVAIDLDDARLARAADFGATHTVNSGHADWKEQVLALTDGAGVDVAIEAVGIPQTFTMAVDIVRPGGHVANIGVHGKPVELALNRLWIRNITISTGLVNTNTLGMLLKLVSQHRLPADKFVTHRFGFDQLTDAYEVFGNAAEHDALKVLIQA
- a CDS encoding flavodoxin domain-containing protein, with the translated sequence MRTLVAYASKYGATEGIAQRIGTVLQDKGLEVEVRRCEDLDDVSGYDAYIVGSATYEFNWRKAARRFVRRNVDELAAHPVWLFSSGPVGTEQVDKNGQDVLKAAEPKQFSTYADLLHPRGMQVFRGAFDHEKLRGSDRLFAWMPAIRDILPQGDFREWPVIESWAASIADELQPVR